Proteins encoded by one window of Nicotiana tabacum cultivar K326 chromosome 10, ASM71507v2, whole genome shotgun sequence:
- the LOC107825897 gene encoding cytochrome P450 724B1: MAEGSLLVVTLVIGLVGFVFGIVLNHFWPLFINIKLGHVPKGNFGWPLLGETLSFLKPHPSNSIGNFLQEHCSRYGKVFKSHLFFSPTVVSCDQDLNYFILQNEDKLFQCSYPKPIHGILGKVSLLVAVGDTHKRLRNVSLSLISTIKSKPEFINDVEKSAIQILQSWKNKKQVSFWEESRKFSFNVIVKQVLGLTPEDPQSATILQDFLAFMRGLISLPLYVPGTPYARAVQARSRISSTVKAIIEERRRINDGGSCCSDDRKRNDFLEILLCLDTLSEDEKVSFVLDSLLGGYETTSLLMAMVVFFVGQSQNALDQLKVEHHNVRSMKKKEELLNWEDYKKMDFTQKVINEALRYGNVVKFVHRKALKDVKFRDCVIPAGWKVLPVFSAVHLDPSVHANALQFNPWRWESDEQICKKLTPFGGGSRCCPGFELAKVEVAFFLHHLVQKYRWDVEEGEQPIAYPYVEFQNGLTIRLHQIST, translated from the exons ATGGCTGAAGGTAGCCTTTTGGTTGTGACATTAGTTAttggtttggttggatttgtaTTTGGCATAGTTTTGAACCATTTTTGGCCTTTGTTCATCAATATTAAGCTTGGTCATGTTCCCAAGGGCAATTTCGGATGGCCTTTATTAGGAGAAACCCTTTCATTTTTAAAGCCTCACCCTTCTAATTCTATTGGAAATTTTCTACAAGAACATTGTTCTAG GTATGGGAAAGTGTTCAAATCCCATTTGTTTTTCTCTCCAACGGTGGTTTCTTGTGACCAGGACCTTAACTATTTCATACTACAAAATGAAGATAAGTTATTTCAGTGCAGCTACCCAAAACCAATCCATGGTATTCTTGGCAAAGTTTCACTGCTTGTGGCTGTTGGTGACACACACAAAAGGCTTAGGAATGTTTCTTTATCACTCATCAGCACCATCAAATCTAAACCTGAGTTTATTAATGATGTTGAAAAATCAGCCATTCAGATTCTTCAGTCttggaaaaataaaaaacaagtCAGCTTCTGGGAGGAGTCAAGGaag TTTTCATTCAATGTGATAGTGAAGCAAGTTCTTGGATTAACTCCAGAAGATCCACAAAGTGCAACAATTCTTCAAGATTTTTTAGCATTTATGAGAGGGCTAATTTCTTTACCACTCTACGTACCTGGAACTCCATATGCAAGAGCTGTGCAG GCTAGAAGTAGAATATCTTCTACTGTCAAAGCAATTATAgaggaaagaagaagaataaatgaTGGTGGAAGCTGCTGTAGTGATGATAGAAAAAGGAATGATTTTCTTGAGATACTTCTTTGTCTTGATACCTTATCTGAAGATGAAAAAGTTAGCTTTGTTCTAGATTCCTTACTAGGTGGTTACGAGACCACTTCGTTACTAATGGCAATGGTTGTATTTTTTGTTGGTCAATCACAAAATGCTCTTGATCAACTCAAG GTAGAGCATCATAACGTAAGAAGCatgaagaaaaaggaagagtTATTGAATTGGGAAGATTACAAGAAGATGGACTTCACTCAAAAG GTAATAAATGAAGCTCTCAGATATGGGAATGTTGTCAAATTTGTGCACCGAAAGGCCCTTAAAGATGTCAAATTTAGAG ATTGTGTGATTCCAGCGGGTTGGAAGGTCCTACCAGTATTTAGTGCAGTTCACTTGGACCCATCAGTTCATGCAAATGCCCTCCAGTTTAATCCTTGGAGATGGGAG AGCGATGAACAAATATGCAAGAAACTGACTCCTTTTGGGGGAGGGTCAAGGTGTTGCCCTGGATTTGAACTTGCAAAGGTTGAGGTAGCATTCTTCCTCCACCACCTCGTACAAAAGTACAG ATGGGATGTAGAAGAAGGTGAACAACCCATTGCATATCCATATGTTGAGTTCCAAAATGGTTTAACAATCAGACTGCATCAAATTTCTACCTAG
- the LOC107825906 gene encoding subtilisin-like protease SBT5.3 isoform X2, producing MGAHSHGKEVSSIDYDRVRDSHHEFLGSYLGSTDKAKEAIFYSYTKHINGFSAMLEDDEAVEIAKHPQVVSVFLNRGRKLHTTRSWNFLGLENDGVIHPSSLWKKARFGEDTIIGNLDTGAWPESKSFIDEELGPIPSKWRGICQNDSDHTFQCNRKLIGARYFNQGYATLAGSLNSSFNTPRDTDGHGSHTLSTAGGNFVQGASVFGYGNGTAKGGSPKARVAAYRVCWPPIMGNECFDSDILAAFDMAIHDGVDVLSVSLGGDAGAYVNDSVAIGSFHAVKHGIVVVTSAGNSGPGPGTVSNVAPWLITVGASTMDRQFPSYIILGNKKQYKGESLSVETLPKGKLFPIINAASAKAPHASTDDAQLCKAGALDPKKVKGTILVCLRGDNARVDKGQQAALAGAVGMVLANDYASGNEIIADPHVLPATQISYTDGLELFAYVNSTRTPTASITHPKTQLGTKPAPVMAAFSSIGPNTVTPEFLKPDITAPGVSVIAAYTGAEGPTNQDFDKRRVKFNSVSGTSMSCPHVSGIVGLLKTLYPTWSPSAIKSAIMTTARTRDNAIEPMLNASYIKTSPFAYGAGHVRPNRAMDPGLVYDLTIDDYLSFLCAQGYNETQIKTFTQGPFKCPEPINFINMNLPSITVPNLNGSVTVTRTLKNVGSPGTYKACIRRPIGISAVVEPNSLEFKNIGEKKSFKLTLKVKGSKGPKDYVFGQLIWSYGKHYVRSPIVVKST from the exons ATGGGCGCACATTCACATGGAAAAGAAGTTTCATCCATTGATTATGATAGAGTAAGAGATTCACATCATGAGTTTCTTGGATCATACTTGGGAAG CACTGACAAGGCAAAAGAAGCAATTTTCTACTCTTACACTAAACACATCAATGGCTTTTCTGCCATGCTTGAAGATGATGAAGCAGTAGAAATTGCAA aGCATCCCCAAGTAGTATCAGTATTTCTAAACAGGGGAAGAAAACTACACACAACAAGATCATGGAACTTTTTGGGATTGGAGAATGATGGAGTTATACATCCAAGTTCATTATGGAAGAAGGCAAGATTTGGAGAAGATACAATTATTGGCAATCTTGATActg GTGCCTGGCCTGAATCAAAAAGCTTTATTGATGAAGAATTGGGACCAATTCCATCAAAGTGGAGAGGAATTTGCCAAAATGATTCTGATCACACCTTTCAGTGCAATAG GAAGCTAATTGGAGCAAGGTACTTCAACCAAGGATACGCGACTCTAGCAGGATCTCTAAATTCAAGTTTCAACACACCACGAGACACGGATGGACACGGTTCCCACACATTGTCCACAGCCGGTGGAAATTTTGTTCAGGGAGCAAGTGTTTTCGGGTATGGAAACGGAACAGCAAAGGGTGGATCACCAAAAGCAAGAGTAGCAGCTTACCGAGTTTGTTGGCCTCCAATTATGggcaatgagtgctttgattcaGATATCTTGGCTGCTTTTGATATGGCAATTCATGATGGCGTGGACGTGCTTTCGGTATCACTTGGAGGAGATGCTGGAGCATATGTCAATGACAGTGTTGCTATTGGTTCATTTCATGCTGTTAAGCATGGCATTGTTGTAGTCACCTCTGCTGGTAACTCTGGTCCTGGTCCTGGTACAGTATCAAATGTTGCACCTTGGCTCATAACCGTTGGCGCGAGCACTATGGATCGTCAGTTTCCCAGCTATATCATCCTAGGAAACAAAAAGCAGTACAAA GGAGAAAGTCTTTCAGTTGAAACACTGCCCAAAGGCAAGCTCTTCCCTATTATAAATGCTGCTTCGGCAAAAGCTCCCCATGCTTCAACCGACGATGC ACAATTATGCAAAGCTGGGGCACTGGACCCTAAGAAGGTAAAGGGAACTATTTTAGTTTGCCTAAGAGGAGATAATGCAAGGGTTGACAAGGGACAGCAAGCTGCTTTGGCTGGTGCAGTTGGAATGGTTCTAGCAAATGATTATGCGTCTGGGAATGAAATTATTGCTGATCCTCACGTCTTACCTGCTACGCAAATTAGTTACACTGATGGACTTGAACTCTTCGCTTATGTTAATTCAACAAG GACACCTACAGCTTCTATTACACATCCAAAAACTCAACTTGGAACAAAGCCAGCTCCAGTCATGGCTGCCTTTTCATCGATAGGGCCAAACACTGTTACGCCAGAATTTCTTAAG CCTGATATTACTGCTCCAGGAGTGAGTGTAATCGCTGCCTATACTGGCGCTGAAGGTCCAACAAATCAAGATTTTGATAAACGTCGGGTTAAATTTAACTCAGTTTCAGGAACTTCTATGTCATGTCCTCATGTTTCTGGTATTGTTGGTCTTCTGAAAACCCTTTACCCTACTTGGAGTCCTTCTGCTATTAAATCTGCAATTATGACCACTG CGAGAACACGAGATAATGCTATAGAGCCAATGTTGAATGCTAGTTACATCAAAACAAGTCCATTTGCTTATGGAGCAGGGCATGTACGGCCAAACCGTGCCATGGACCCTGGTTTGGTGTATGACTTGACTATCGATGATTATTTGAGCTTTCTCTGCGCTCAAGGCTACAATGAAACTCAAATCAAGACATTTACACAAGGCCCTTTCAAATGCCCTGAGCCGATTAATTTCATTAACATGAACTTACCCTCAATTACAGTACCTAATCTCAATGGTTCAGTTACTGTTACTAGAACTTTGAAGAATGTTGGATCTCCAGGTACATACAAAGCCTGTATTCGTCGCCCCATTGGAATTTCAGCTGTTGTTGAGCCAAATAGTCTTGAGTTCAAGAATATTGGTGAGAAGAAATCATTCAAGCTTACTCTGAAGGTTAAAGGATCTAAAGGTCCAAAAGATTATGTATTTGGCCAGTTAATTTGGTCATACGGTAAGCACTATGTTAGAAGTCCCATTGTAGTAAAATCCACATAG
- the LOC107825906 gene encoding subtilisin-like protease SBT5.3 isoform X1 → MKITMGANSALLCLLSVLFMLLLSPTFAIKKSYVVYMGAHSHGKEVSSIDYDRVRDSHHEFLGSYLGSTDKAKEAIFYSYTKHINGFSAMLEDDEAVEIAKHPQVVSVFLNRGRKLHTTRSWNFLGLENDGVIHPSSLWKKARFGEDTIIGNLDTGAWPESKSFIDEELGPIPSKWRGICQNDSDHTFQCNRKLIGARYFNQGYATLAGSLNSSFNTPRDTDGHGSHTLSTAGGNFVQGASVFGYGNGTAKGGSPKARVAAYRVCWPPIMGNECFDSDILAAFDMAIHDGVDVLSVSLGGDAGAYVNDSVAIGSFHAVKHGIVVVTSAGNSGPGPGTVSNVAPWLITVGASTMDRQFPSYIILGNKKQYKGESLSVETLPKGKLFPIINAASAKAPHASTDDAQLCKAGALDPKKVKGTILVCLRGDNARVDKGQQAALAGAVGMVLANDYASGNEIIADPHVLPATQISYTDGLELFAYVNSTRTPTASITHPKTQLGTKPAPVMAAFSSIGPNTVTPEFLKPDITAPGVSVIAAYTGAEGPTNQDFDKRRVKFNSVSGTSMSCPHVSGIVGLLKTLYPTWSPSAIKSAIMTTARTRDNAIEPMLNASYIKTSPFAYGAGHVRPNRAMDPGLVYDLTIDDYLSFLCAQGYNETQIKTFTQGPFKCPEPINFINMNLPSITVPNLNGSVTVTRTLKNVGSPGTYKACIRRPIGISAVVEPNSLEFKNIGEKKSFKLTLKVKGSKGPKDYVFGQLIWSYGKHYVRSPIVVKST, encoded by the exons ATGAAGATAACAATGGGGGCAAACTCTGCCCTTTTATGTCTCCTTTcagttctttttatgttattGCTTAGTCCCACATTTGCCATTAAAAAG TCATATGTGGTGTATATGGGCGCACATTCACATGGAAAAGAAGTTTCATCCATTGATTATGATAGAGTAAGAGATTCACATCATGAGTTTCTTGGATCATACTTGGGAAG CACTGACAAGGCAAAAGAAGCAATTTTCTACTCTTACACTAAACACATCAATGGCTTTTCTGCCATGCTTGAAGATGATGAAGCAGTAGAAATTGCAA aGCATCCCCAAGTAGTATCAGTATTTCTAAACAGGGGAAGAAAACTACACACAACAAGATCATGGAACTTTTTGGGATTGGAGAATGATGGAGTTATACATCCAAGTTCATTATGGAAGAAGGCAAGATTTGGAGAAGATACAATTATTGGCAATCTTGATActg GTGCCTGGCCTGAATCAAAAAGCTTTATTGATGAAGAATTGGGACCAATTCCATCAAAGTGGAGAGGAATTTGCCAAAATGATTCTGATCACACCTTTCAGTGCAATAG GAAGCTAATTGGAGCAAGGTACTTCAACCAAGGATACGCGACTCTAGCAGGATCTCTAAATTCAAGTTTCAACACACCACGAGACACGGATGGACACGGTTCCCACACATTGTCCACAGCCGGTGGAAATTTTGTTCAGGGAGCAAGTGTTTTCGGGTATGGAAACGGAACAGCAAAGGGTGGATCACCAAAAGCAAGAGTAGCAGCTTACCGAGTTTGTTGGCCTCCAATTATGggcaatgagtgctttgattcaGATATCTTGGCTGCTTTTGATATGGCAATTCATGATGGCGTGGACGTGCTTTCGGTATCACTTGGAGGAGATGCTGGAGCATATGTCAATGACAGTGTTGCTATTGGTTCATTTCATGCTGTTAAGCATGGCATTGTTGTAGTCACCTCTGCTGGTAACTCTGGTCCTGGTCCTGGTACAGTATCAAATGTTGCACCTTGGCTCATAACCGTTGGCGCGAGCACTATGGATCGTCAGTTTCCCAGCTATATCATCCTAGGAAACAAAAAGCAGTACAAA GGAGAAAGTCTTTCAGTTGAAACACTGCCCAAAGGCAAGCTCTTCCCTATTATAAATGCTGCTTCGGCAAAAGCTCCCCATGCTTCAACCGACGATGC ACAATTATGCAAAGCTGGGGCACTGGACCCTAAGAAGGTAAAGGGAACTATTTTAGTTTGCCTAAGAGGAGATAATGCAAGGGTTGACAAGGGACAGCAAGCTGCTTTGGCTGGTGCAGTTGGAATGGTTCTAGCAAATGATTATGCGTCTGGGAATGAAATTATTGCTGATCCTCACGTCTTACCTGCTACGCAAATTAGTTACACTGATGGACTTGAACTCTTCGCTTATGTTAATTCAACAAG GACACCTACAGCTTCTATTACACATCCAAAAACTCAACTTGGAACAAAGCCAGCTCCAGTCATGGCTGCCTTTTCATCGATAGGGCCAAACACTGTTACGCCAGAATTTCTTAAG CCTGATATTACTGCTCCAGGAGTGAGTGTAATCGCTGCCTATACTGGCGCTGAAGGTCCAACAAATCAAGATTTTGATAAACGTCGGGTTAAATTTAACTCAGTTTCAGGAACTTCTATGTCATGTCCTCATGTTTCTGGTATTGTTGGTCTTCTGAAAACCCTTTACCCTACTTGGAGTCCTTCTGCTATTAAATCTGCAATTATGACCACTG CGAGAACACGAGATAATGCTATAGAGCCAATGTTGAATGCTAGTTACATCAAAACAAGTCCATTTGCTTATGGAGCAGGGCATGTACGGCCAAACCGTGCCATGGACCCTGGTTTGGTGTATGACTTGACTATCGATGATTATTTGAGCTTTCTCTGCGCTCAAGGCTACAATGAAACTCAAATCAAGACATTTACACAAGGCCCTTTCAAATGCCCTGAGCCGATTAATTTCATTAACATGAACTTACCCTCAATTACAGTACCTAATCTCAATGGTTCAGTTACTGTTACTAGAACTTTGAAGAATGTTGGATCTCCAGGTACATACAAAGCCTGTATTCGTCGCCCCATTGGAATTTCAGCTGTTGTTGAGCCAAATAGTCTTGAGTTCAAGAATATTGGTGAGAAGAAATCATTCAAGCTTACTCTGAAGGTTAAAGGATCTAAAGGTCCAAAAGATTATGTATTTGGCCAGTTAATTTGGTCATACGGTAAGCACTATGTTAGAAGTCCCATTGTAGTAAAATCCACATAG